A genomic region of Deltaproteobacteria bacterium contains the following coding sequences:
- a CDS encoding nuclear transport factor 2 family protein → MTPAEAADIAEITQAIYRYASAIDQRELDLLDSIFLADATIHYNFFGLKPRAYADTKPWLEASLRIHRVTQHNMSTPRVDLAGDAARSTTYGILAHAQEKLDGAMSVLTARRVRRRVDASRTRLAHPFAAPRQSVHRGPLPRPERCASAEASRSV, encoded by the coding sequence GTGACGCCTGCCGAAGCTGCCGACATCGCCGAGATCACGCAGGCGATCTACCGCTACGCGTCGGCCATCGATCAGCGCGAGCTCGACTTGCTCGACTCGATTTTTCTGGCGGATGCCACGATCCACTACAACTTCTTCGGGCTGAAGCCGCGTGCGTACGCTGACACGAAGCCGTGGCTCGAGGCGTCGCTGCGCATTCATCGCGTGACGCAGCACAACATGTCCACGCCGCGCGTCGATCTCGCCGGTGATGCGGCGCGATCGACGACGTACGGAATCCTCGCCCACGCGCAGGAGAAGCTCGACGGCGCGATGAGCGTGCTGACAGCACGGCGTGTACGTCGACGAGTGGACGCGAGCCGCACGAGGCTGGCGCATCCGTTCGCGGCGCCTCGACAATCTGTTCATCGTGGGCCGCTTCCTCGGCCCGAACGCTGCGCGAGCGCTGAGGCCTCCCGCTCGGTCTGA
- a CDS encoding SDR family oxidoreductase, translating to MRRFDGKVALITGASAGIGRACAERLASEGASLFLCDVAREGLEETAQRCSALGAAVATRTCDVGDEAQVQTTVQACVDRFGKLDALVNVAGVLLLKHLADISLAEFERVIRINLTGSFLMCKAAMPHLLLTKGAIVNTSSTSALAGMPYGAAYGTSKGGVLALTRTLAVEFGKKGVRCNAICPGSITTAMSGGGLLPKDADWKLVARAIPLDSARGPEVVASVVAMLCSDDGIHINGESIRMDGGTLA from the coding sequence GTGCGGCGATTCGACGGCAAGGTCGCGCTGATCACGGGCGCCTCGGCCGGGATCGGGCGCGCGTGCGCGGAGCGGCTCGCGAGCGAGGGCGCGAGCTTGTTCCTGTGCGACGTCGCGCGCGAGGGGCTGGAGGAGACGGCACAGCGCTGCAGCGCGCTCGGCGCGGCGGTGGCTACGCGGACCTGCGACGTGGGCGACGAGGCGCAGGTGCAGACGACGGTGCAGGCCTGCGTCGACCGCTTCGGCAAGCTCGACGCGCTCGTGAACGTCGCCGGCGTGCTCCTGCTGAAGCATCTCGCCGACATCTCGCTCGCCGAGTTCGAGCGGGTGATCCGCATCAACCTCACGGGCTCGTTCCTGATGTGCAAGGCGGCGATGCCGCACTTGTTACTGACGAAGGGCGCGATCGTGAACACGAGCTCGACGTCGGCGCTCGCCGGCATGCCGTATGGCGCCGCCTACGGCACGAGCAAAGGCGGCGTGCTCGCACTCACGCGCACGCTCGCGGTCGAGTTCGGCAAGAAAGGCGTGCGCTGCAACGCGATCTGCCCGGGCTCGATCACCACGGCGATGAGCGGCGGCGGCCTGCTCCCGAAGGACGCGGATTGGAAGCTCGTCGCGCGCGCGATTCCGCTCGACAGCGCACGCGGCCCCGAGGTGGTCGCGAGCGTGGTCGCGATGCTGTGCTCGGACGACGGCATCCACATCAACGGCGAGTCGATCCGCATGGACGGAGGAACTCTGGCGTGA